In the genome of Notamacropus eugenii isolate mMacEug1 chromosome 5, mMacEug1.pri_v2, whole genome shotgun sequence, one region contains:
- the LOC140507286 gene encoding class I histocompatibility antigen, Gogo-A*0101 alpha chain-like, which yields MTGGREPGLLHRIRGCSGNDKDRAKVYEGDFLRVSFSFGLPTCAGSFCPVTIDVSCLPPAIGWQSLRGANQKRGIRLFINPAPTGLRELQLLFLPTMERSLGALLLLGTLALPDTWAGSHSMRYFSTALTRPGFGEPRYLEVGYVDDQQFVRFDSDSPSQRMEPRAAWIEGVGQEDPGYWERETRRARGNAQTDRVDLETLRGYFNQSAGGVHTIQLMYGCEVSPELTFQRGFYQDAYDGRDYISLDTETMTWTAAVPPAVSTKRKWEAASEAERWKAYLEETCVTWVKKHLEMGKETLMRTDLPSARVTRHTDPHGEVTLQCRAQDFYPKEISLTWLRDGVEQLQDTAFIETRPAGDGTFQKWAAVEVTSGQEGRYTCRVQHEGLPEPLTLQWEPQSSSTWLIVGAIAAALLILIAVIAGVGIWRKKHSGGKGGDYVPAAGNDSAQGSDVSLTAKA from the exons ATGACAGGAGGGAGGGAGCCTGGGCTGCTGCACAGAATCCGAGGCTGTTCTGGGAATGACAAAGACAGAGCCAAGGTCTATGAGGGGGATTTCCTCAGGGTCAGTTTCAGTTTTGGTCTCCCAACCTGTGCGGGCTCCTTCTGCCCAGTTACTATTGACGTTAGTTGTCTCCCACCCGCTATTGGCTGGCAGAGCCTCCGGGGAGCCAATCAGAAGCGAGGGATTCGTCTCTTTATTAACCCAGCGCCCACAGGTCTCCGTGAACTTCAGCTCCTGTTCCTGCCGACCATGGAGCGCTCCCTGGGCGCTCTCCTTCTGTTGGGGACCCTGGCCCTGCCGGACACCTGGGCGG GCTCTCACTCCATGAGGTATTTCAGCACCGCCCTGACCCGGCCCGGGTTCGGGGAGCCGCGGTATCTTGAAGTGGGCTACGTGGACGATCAGCAGTTCGTGCGCTTCGACTCCGACAGCCCGAGTCAGAGGATGGAGCCGCGGGCGGCGTGGATCGAGGGCGTGGGGCAGGAGGACCCGGGGTACTGGGAGCGGGAGACGCGGAGAGCCAGGGGGAACGCACAGACTGACCGAGTGGACCTGGAGACCCTGCGCGGCTACTTCAACCAGAGCGCGGGGG GCGTCCACACCATCCAGCTCATGTACGGCTGCGAGGTGTCCCCCGAGCTCACCTTCCAGCGCGGGTTTTACCAAGACGCCTACGACGGGCGGGACTACATCTCTCTGGACACGGAGACCATGACCTGGACGGCGGCCGTGCCCCCCGCTGTGAGCACCAAGCGCAAGTGGGAGGCGGCGAGCGAAGCGGAGAGATGGAAGGCCTACCTGGAGGAGACGTGCGTGACGTGGGTGAAGAAGCAcctggagatggggaaggagacaCTGATGAGGACGG ACCTGCCCTCTGCCAGAGTGACCCGCCACACTGACCCCCATGGGGAGGTGACCCTGCAGTGCCGGGCTCAGGACTTTTACCCTAAGGAGATCTCCCTGACTTGGCTGAGGGATGGGGTGGAACAGCTTCAGGACACAGCGTTCATTGAGACCAGGCCTGCAGGGGATGGCACCTTCCAGAAGTGGGCAGCTGTGGAGGTGACctctggccaggaagggagataCACCTGCCGAGTTCAGCACGAGGGGCTGCCTGAGCCCCTCACCCTGCAGTGGG aGCCACAGTCTTCATCCACCTGGCTCATTGTGGGGGCCATCGCTGCTGCCCTCCTCATCCTCATTGCAGTCATTGCTGGAGTTGGGATATGGAGAAAGAAGCATTCAG gtgGAAAAGGAGGTGATTACGTTCCAGCTGCAG GCAATGACAGTGCACAGGGGTCAGATGTCTCTCTCACAGCCAAAG CTTGA
- the LOC140507287 gene encoding uncharacterized protein produces the protein MAPVLTARAQQEPVTFQDVAVVFIWEQWAYLDPSQKDLYHSVMLKTYQNLLCLGLATSKPEVIHQLEQGEAPWRPERREVPASSCADWETRCENKESPPKLHISVKQFFQDRFPKDGLCVSSWREGWDCDARLERQQSLQNKNSQQGNATQRKTPSKVMDCAGDKSVQSVCISLEPKLFVQHRVSLEKDLPKYNAGTGSFILSSKPRKGHKLNSREIVSASKSDFIAYHRLYSGEKPNEPHERGKPIFLSPTISSHQKIVIGGKTPRCHQSGKVSSKTIKLNEIQQVHKGETPSEYSEHGKPFNHKSPLPFHPKIHPEKKSYQFLKSFLQDSQLSCHQKIHNGEKHYQCNECGKTFSQRGYLPGHQRIHTGEKPYDCKECGKVFCLRKHLTLHQRIHTGEKPHKCNECNKAFHLSTDLTRHQRIHTGEKLLGKPHRCSECAKAFSQRGHLTVHQTIHTGEKPYECNDCGKVFRLRGLLTKHQTIHTGEKPYECNVCGKAFHLREQLTRHQGIHTREKPYECKERGKAFYLSTELTQHQRIHTGEKPYGCKECGKTFHLNTDLIGHQRIHTGEKPYECKECGKAFHLRTHLSRHQRIHTGKRSYECSECGKAFHLSSDLTRHQRIHTGEKPYECKECGKAFLLSTDLTRHQRIHTGEKPYECNDCGKAFHQRECLTRHQRIHTGEKPYECKECGKSFRLRELLTLHQRIHTGEKPHKCNECGKAFSQRGHLTVHQRIHTGEKPFECNDCGKVFRLRGLLSKHQIIHTGESPYECNECGKAFSLKGHIRVTKGIPSF, from the exons atggCCCCTGTGCTGACGGCCAGGGCCCAGCAG GAGCCAGTGACCTTTCAAGATGTGGCAGTGGTCTTCATATGGGAGCAGTGGGCTTACCTGGACCCTTCTCAGAAGGATCTGTATCATAGTGTGATGCTGAAGACCTACCAGAACCTGCTGTGCCTGG GACTGGCCACATCCAAGCCCGAGGTGATCCACCAGCTGGAGCAAGGGGAGGCACCTTGGAGGCCAGAGAGGAGGGAAGTCCCAGCAAGCAGCTGTGCAG attggGAGACTAGGTGTGAAAACAAGGAGTCACCTCCCAAACTGCACATTTCTGTGAAGCAGTTCTTCCAGGACAGATTCCCAAAGGATGGTCTCTGTGTCTCCAGCTGGAGAGAAGGCTGGGACTGTGATGCCAGATTAGAAAGGCAGCAGAGCTTGCAGAATAAAAATTCTCAGCAAGGAAATGccacccaaaggaaaactcctagtaaaGTGATGGACTGTGCAGGTGATAAATCTGTCCAATCTGTCTGTATCAGTTTGGAACCAAAACTTTTTGTACAACACAGAGTATCTCTAGAAAAGGATCTTCCCAAATACAATGCAGGCACAGGGagcttcattttatcttcaaaaccAAGAAAAGGTCATAAACTTAACTCTAGGGAGATAGTTTCTGCATCTAAATCAGACTTCATTGCATATCATAGACTTTATTCTGGAGAGAAACCTAATGAGCCTCATGAACGTGGGAAACCCATCTTCCTAAGCCCAACCATCAGTTCACATCAGAAAATTGTTATTGGAGGGAAGACTCCCAGATGTCATCAATCTGGAAAGGTTTCCTCCAAAACCatcaaattaaatgaaattcagCAAGTTCACAAAGGAGAGACACCTTCTGAATATAGTGAACATGGGAAACCTTTTAACCACAAGTCACCCCTTCCTTTCCATCCAAAAATTCACCCTGAGAAGAAATCTTATCAGTTTTTGAAGTCCTTCCTCCAGGATTCACAGCTTTCTTGTCACCAGAAAATTCATAATGGAGAAAAGCATTAtcaatgtaatgaatgtgggaagaccttcAGCCAGAGAGGATACCTTCCtggacatcagagaattcatactggagagaagccttatgactGTAAGGAATGTGGGAAGGTCTTCTGCCTAAGAAAACACCTTACTCTACAtcagaggattcatactggagagaaacctcacaaatgtaatgaatgtaaCAAGGCCTTCCACCTCAGCACAGATCTTACTCGACAtcagaggattcatactggagagaaactgttgggg aaaCCTCATAGATGTAGTGAATGTGCAAAGGCCTTTAGCCAGAGAGGACATCTTACTGTACATCAGACGATTCATACTGgggaaaaaccttatgaatgtaatgactgTGGGAAAGTATTTCGCCTCAGAGGTCTTCTCACTAAACATCAGACaatccatactggagaaaaaccttatgaatgtaatgtatgtgggaaggccttccatCTGAGAGAACAGCTTACTCGACATCAGGGTATTCATACtagagagaagccttatgaatgtaaggaaCGTGGAAAGGCCTTCTACCTGAGCACAGAGCTTACTCAACAtcagaggattcatactggagagaagccttatggatgtaaggaatgtgggaagACCTTCCACTTGAATACAGACCTAATTGGACATCAGAGGATTCATACTGgggagaagccttatgaatgtaaagaatgtgggaaggccttccatCTGAGAACACACCTTTCTCGACATCAAAGAATCCATACTGGAAAGAGGtcttatgaatgtagtgaatgtggaaaggccttccaCCTGAGCTCAGATCTTACTCGACAtcagaggattcatactggagagaaaccttatgaatgtaaggaatgtgggaaggctttcctACTGAGTACAGATCTTACTCGACATCAGAggatccatactggagagaagccttatgaatgtaatgactgTGGGAAGGCCTTCCACCAAAGAGAATGCCTTACTCGGCAtcagaggattcatactggagagaaaccttatgaatgcaaagAATGTGGAAAGTCCTTTCGCCTAAGAGAACTCCTTACTCTACATCAaaggattcatactggagagaagcctcaTAAATGTAATGAGTGCGGAAAAGCCTTTAGCCAGAGAGGACAtcttactgtacatcagagaattcatactggggaAAAGCCTTTTGAATGTAATGACTGTGGGAAGGTTTTTCGCCTCAGAGGACTTCTCAGTAAACATCAGATAATCCATACTGGAGAAAgcccttatgaatgtaatgaatgtgggaaagcttttagCCTGAAAGGACACATCAGAGTAACAAAAGGCATCCCTTCCTTCTAA